One segment of Cydia amplana chromosome 16, ilCydAmpl1.1, whole genome shotgun sequence DNA contains the following:
- the LOC134655144 gene encoding dolichyl-diphosphooligosaccharide--protein glycosyltransferase subunit 4, with the protein MITDIQLAVFSNILGVSIFLLVILYHYINANSSK; encoded by the coding sequence ATGATCACCGATATCCAACTGGCCGTGTTCTCGAACATTCTGGGAGTCTCAATTTTCTTATTGGTCATCCTCTACCACTACATCAATGCGAACAGTTCCAAATAG
- the LOC134655139 gene encoding lipase 3-like, which yields MVQKIFILAFFATCHGQLADLLFPRVANTVRQTADSLTNNPVASQATNVAGGLLLNTLNLFTNVPITLARSLTGGDGINGVPGPINDNNLVALSDNFLSEFNFGLGNEDCNLNCDQLITKYGHSVETHDVLTEDGYILKMFRIPSDGPVVYLQHGLLGSADDYIVAGPDSGIAYLLAKEGYDVWLGNSRGCKHSRRHVEMSPSQGAFWDFSWHEVGYYDLPAMINYALNTTGKEKLKYIGHSQGTTAFWVMGSERPEYMDKIALMVALSPVAFMSHVKSPIIRFLAPTGGIIHAFAKIIGLYELAPDNALMRVFRRIACGGGPFAEIMCTNLLFLVAGYNVEQLNVTNLPVIFSHAPSGASAKQFAHYGQEVISGRFRKFDYGSAENQVRYGSSDPPDYDLSRVTAPVSLVYSDADWICDARDVDMLYNLLPNAIDIHKVPSRNFNHLDFVFAKDVKYLIFKRLSKMLARF from the coding sequence ATggtccaaaaaatatttattctcgCATTTTTCGCTACCTGCCATGGGCAGCTCGCTGACTTACTGTTCCCTCGTGTGGCCAACACCGTTAGGCAGACGGCGGACTCGCTAACAAATAACCCGGTGGCGAGCCAGGCGACCAATGTCGCCGGAGGCCTGCTGTTGAACACCTTAAATCTCTTCACAAACGTACCCATCACCCTCGCGCGGTCTCTAACTGGCGGAGACGGTATCAACGGCGTCCCCGGGCCAATCAACGACAACAACCTGGTAGCCTTAAGCGATAACTTCCTCTCCGAGTTCAACTTCGGCCTAGGCAACGAGGACTGCAATCTTAACTGTGACCAGCTCATCACCAAATATGGACATTCAGTTGAGACGCACGATGTTCTCACCGAAGATGGCTATATATTGAAGATGTTCAGGATACCCAGTGATGGACCAGTTGTGTATCTTCAACATGGGTTGTTAGGAAGTGCAGATGACTATATAGTGGCCGGCCCGGACAGTGGAATAGCGTATCTCCTAGCAAAAGAGGGTTACGACGTCTGGTTGGGAAACTCACGCGGCTGCAAGCACTCACGGCGTCATGTCGAGATGAGCCCCTCCCAAGGCGCTTTCTGGGACTTCTCTTGGCACGAAGTTGGCTATTACGATCTTCCTGCTATGATCAACTACGCTCTAAATACCACCGGAAAGGAAAAGCTGAAATACATCGGCCATTCCCAAGGGACCACTGCATTCTGGGTGATGGGATCGGAACGCCCCGAATACATGGACAAGATTGCTTTAATGGTTGCGCTATCACCCGTCGCATTTATGTCCCACGTGAAGAGTCCTATCATAAGATTCCTAGCTCCCACAGGAGGTATAATTCACGCATTTGCAAAGATAATTGGGCTTTATGAATTAGCTCCGGATAATGCGTTGATGAGAGTATTCAGAAGAATAGCGTGCGGCGGGGGGCCATTTGCGGAAATCATGTGCACTAATCTTTTGTTCTTAGTGGCTGGTTACAACGTGGAACAGCTGAATGTGACTAATCTGCCTGTGATCTTCAGCCACGCGCCGTCAGGGGCGTCAGCGAAGCAGTTCGCGCATTATGGGCAAGAAGTGATCTCTGGGAGGTTTAGGAAGTTCGACTACGGCTCAGCGGAGAACCAGGTGCGGTACGGGTCGAGCGACCCTCCCGACTACGACCTGTCGCGTGTGACAGCTCCCGTGTCGCTAGTCTACAGCGACGCCGACTGGATCTGCGACGCGCGCGACGTCGACATGTTGTACAACCTGTTGCCCAACGCCATCGACATACACAAAGTACCGTCGAGAAACTTTAACCATTTGGACTTTGTGTTCGCGAAGGATgtgaaatatttgatttttaagaGACTGAGTAAAATGTTAGCGCGTTTTTAA
- the LOC134655140 gene encoding lipase 3-like has protein sequence MAGKIFIFAGFIIASGHGQLESLWDSNTSSETDTSTSNENKFAGFLSSTYNFFNRVSNLFTDQNTSDNFTDEYKSTFSNEDCHLTCDQLIAKYGYPVETHKVITEDGYILKMFRIPSDGPVVFLQHGLLGSADDYLVAGPDNALAYLLAKDGYDVWLANSRGCKYSRNHTKLDPSESAFWDFSWHELGYYDLPAMIDYTLNATGQQNLKYIGHSQGTTAFWVLGSERPEYMEKIERMIALSPIAFTSHMKSPIIRLIAPTGGFIHSFAKTVGLYELAPDNTLMTLFRRIACSGGQSAEIMCTNLMFLATGYNIEQLNITNLPVILSHVPSGASAKQFAHYGQGIISGKFRKFDNGEAENLERYGSSDPPDYDLSRVTAPVSLVYSDADWLCDARDVDSLHDKLPNVVDKHEVQSTNFNHMDYVFAKDVKRLIYQPLSKMLTRY, from the coding sequence ATGGCCGGGAAGATATTTATTTTCGCGGGTTTCATTATTGCCTCAGGCCATGGACAATTAGAATCTCTCTGGGACTCTAATACCTCTTCAGAAACGGACACATCAACTTCAAACGAAAATAAATTTGCCGGATTTCTCTCAAGTACGTATAACTTCTTCAACCGGGTCAGCAATCTCTTTACCGACCAGAATACCAGCGACAATTTTACCGACGAATACAAGTCCACCTTCAGCAATGAAGACTGCCATCTTACCTGTGACCAGCTCATCGCCAAATATGGATACCCGGTGGAAACGCATAAAGTCATAACTGAAGATGGTTACATTTTGAAGATGTTCCGGATACCCAGCGACGGGCCAGTCGTTTTTCTTCAGCATGGATTATTAGGAAGTGCAGATGACTATTTAGTGGCTGGGCCAGACAACGCATTAGCATATTTGCTAGCAAAAGACGGCTACGATGTCTGGTTGGCAAACTCGCGCGGCTGCAAATACTCACGAAATCACACCAAGTTGGACCCATCTGAAAGCGCTTTTTGGGACTTCTCATGGCACGAACTTGGCTACTACGATCTGCCAGCCATGATCGACTACACTTTAAACGCTACCGGACAACAGAATCTGAAATACATCGGGCATTCCCAAGGGACTACCGCTTTCTGGGTCTTAGGGTCCGAGCGTCCGGAGTACATGGAGAAAATCGAACGCATGATTGCACTGTCGCCGATAGCTTTTACCTCACACATGAAGAGTCCTATCATAAGACTTATTGCTCCCACAGGAGGATTTATACACAGTTTTGCAAAAACTGTCGGTCTGTATGAGCTTGCTCCCGATAATACCTTGATGACGTTGTTTAGAAGAATTGCGTGCAGCGGTGGACAATCTGCAGAAATCATGTGTACTAACCTAATGTTTCTGGCGACAGGCTATAATATAGAGCAGCTTAACATTACTAATTTACCAGTGATCCTCAGCCATGTGCCTTCAGGCGCGTCAGCAAAGCAGTTCGCACATTACGGGCAAGGGATTATCTCCGGAAAATTCAGGAAGTTTGACAACGGTGAAGCGGAGAATTTGGAGCGGTACGGATCGAGCGACCCGCCCGACTACGACCTGTCGCGTGTGACAGCTCCCGTGTCGCTAGTCTACAGCGACGCCGACTGGCTCTGCGACGCGCGGGACGTCGACTCGTTGCACGACAAGTTGCCCAACGTCGTCGACAAACACGAGGTGCAGTCGACAAACTTTAATCATATGGACTACGTGTTCGCGAAGGATGTGAAACGACTTATTTATCAGCCGTTAAGTAAAATGCTAACTCGTTACTAA